AGCGACGATCTCGACGCGTTCAACAGCGAGCTCGTGGTCCGCGCGATCGCCGCGTGCCGCGTGCCCGTGGTGAGCGCCGTGGGGCACGAGACCGACGTGACGCTCGCGGATCTCGCCGCGGATCGACGCGCCGCCACGCCGTCCGAGGCGGCCGAGATGGTCGTGCCGGAGCTCGAACGGCTGTCCGCGCGGCTCACGGAGCTCGTCCGCACCGCAAGGCTCGGGCTCGCTCGCGGAATGTCGGGCTCGCGCGCCCGGCTGGCCGATTCGGCCGCGCGGCTGCGGGCGCGGGATCCTCGCGTGCAGCTGAGCCGCGTCGGGGTGCGGCTCGCGCGCGCCGAACAGGCGCTCGGCGCGTGGCCACCGCGGGCGCTCGCGGCGTCGCGGGCCCGGCTCGGAGAGAGGGCGGCGCGCCTCGACGCGCTGAGCCCGCTCGCGGTGCTCTCGCGCGGCTTTGCCGTGGTGCGCCGCGCCGCGGACGCCGGCCTCGTCCGCGGTCCGGAGGACGCCCCCGAGGGGACGGAGATAGACGTGACGCTCGTCCGCGGGCGCCTCGCCGCGAAGGTGACCGGGGCGGGAGGCGGGGCCTCGTGACGCGGCCGACGCGAGAACGGATCGTCGCCATCGACAAGGCGCGCATCTGGCACCCCTATACGCCGATGCGGCCGTACATCGAGGAGATCGATCCCGTCGTCGTCGACCGCGCGGAGGGGATGTACTTGTACGACGCGGACGGCGCGCGCCTCATCGACGGCAACGCGTCGTGGTGGGTCAACATCGTCGGCCACAACCACCCGCGTCTCGTCGCGGCGCTCGAGCGCCAGGCGCGGCGGCTCGTGCACTGCTCGCTCGCGGGGATGGTCCACGAGCCGGCGGCGCTCCTCGCGGAGAAGCTCGTCCCCAAGTGCGGCGCGTCGTTCTCCCGCCTCTTCTTCTCCGACGACGGCTCCACCGCGGTCGAGGCCGCGATCCGCATGGCGTACCAGTTCTGGAGGAACCTGGGCCGCCCCGAGAAGCGGCGGTTCGTCACGCTCGAGGGGGCGTTCCACGGCGAGACGATAGGCGCCGCGTCGGTGTCCGGCGGCCGCGTGTTCCACGAGGCGCTCGAGGGGCTCGTGTTCGACCGCATCCTCCTGCCGAGCCCGGCGGCGGACGGAGGCGATCCCGGCTCGGCGGCGTGGCACGACGCGGCGTTCGCCGAGGTCGAGAGGCTGCTCGCAAAGAGCGCGGGCGAGATCGCGGCGATCATCGTCGAGCCCCTGGTCCAGGGCGCGGCGGGGATGCTCATGTACCCGGCCCCGTACCTCGCGAAGCTCGCGAAGGCGGCGCGGGAGCGCGACATCCTCCTCATCTGCGACGAGGTGTTCGTCGGCTACGGGCGGACGGGCGCGTTCCTCGCCGAGCACCTGGCGGGCGTCGAGGCGGACATCGTGTGCGTCGCCAAGGGGTTCTCCGGCGGGGCGCTGCCGATCGCGGCGACGATCGCGAACGAGCGCGTGTTCGAGGCGTTTCGCGGCGGGCCCGAGGTGACCCTCTGGTACGGCCACTCGTTCACCGGCAACCCGCTCGGCTGCGCGGTGGCGCTCGAGACGCTCGCGATCATCGAGGAGGAGCGGCTCCTCGAGAGGCAGCCGCCGATCGCCGCGGCGCTCCAGCGCGGGCTCGAGGCGGTCTCGCACCACCCGTGGGTCCGCGATCCGCGCCGCACCGGGCTCATCGCGGCGTTCACGTTGGCCGCCCCCGGGGGCGCCCCCGCGCGGAAGACCGACTACCTCGCCCTTCCCGGATGGCGGCTGTACGCGGAGGCCCGCAAGCGCGGCGCGCTGCTCCGCCCGCTCGGGAACGTCGTCTACACCGTGCTGCCGCTGAACGCGGAGATCGCCGTCGTGGAGGAGCTGTTCGGGATCGTCGGGGAGAGCCTCCTTGCGGCGTTCGGGTCCTAGAGGGCCTCCTCGAGATCCATGAGCTGGTCTTCCATGTTGTACATCTTGGCCGGGGCGGCCGGCCGAGGTGCGGAGTACGGGTCGGCGGCGGAAGGGCTCGGCATCGCCTGTTCCATCGAGCGGCGGCGGCGCGCGTCGAGGATCAGGTTCGACGGGTACTCGACCTGGTAGCCGATCCTGAACTCCCGCTTCTCCTTGGGCTTGAGCACGAGCTCCCAGCGCAGGATGCCCTGGGAGTCGGGACCGGCGGACGGCGCGATCTTGACGTTGCTGATCCGGATCTCCCTGTTCTCCGATACGGGGATGCGATCCGCGAGCGTCAGCGACGTCGGCTGGTCCGAGAGGTTCTCCACCGTCACGATGAACGCCACCTGCATCTTCGACACCTGCTTGTGCACGAGCGAGCTCTGCTTGCGATCCAGGGTGCGCGACAGCTTCAGTTGGTCCGCGACGCTCAGGAACAGCGAGAACTTCTCGTCCTGGGCGACGAAATCGATCTCGGTGACGCCGATGAAGGCGCCGTCCTGGTACAGGGCGACCTTGCCCGGGAGCAGCGCCTGGCCCG
This Pseudomonadota bacterium DNA region includes the following protein-coding sequences:
- the bioA gene encoding adenosylmethionine--8-amino-7-oxononanoate transaminase, giving the protein MTRPTRERIVAIDKARIWHPYTPMRPYIEEIDPVVVDRAEGMYLYDADGARLIDGNASWWVNIVGHNHPRLVAALERQARRLVHCSLAGMVHEPAALLAEKLVPKCGASFSRLFFSDDGSTAVEAAIRMAYQFWRNLGRPEKRRFVTLEGAFHGETIGAASVSGGRVFHEALEGLVFDRILLPSPAADGGDPGSAAWHDAAFAEVERLLAKSAGEIAAIIVEPLVQGAAGMLMYPAPYLAKLAKAARERDILLICDEVFVGYGRTGAFLAEHLAGVEADIVCVAKGFSGGALPIAATIANERVFEAFRGGPEVTLWYGHSFTGNPLGCAVALETLAIIEEERLLERQPPIAAALQRGLEAVSHHPWVRDPRRTGLIAAFTLAAPGGAPARKTDYLALPGWRLYAEARKRGALLRPLGNVVYTVLPLNAEIAVVEELFGIVGESLLAAFGS